In Musa acuminata AAA Group cultivar baxijiao chromosome BXJ2-10, Cavendish_Baxijiao_AAA, whole genome shotgun sequence, a genomic segment contains:
- the LOC135625457 gene encoding homologous-pairing protein 2 homolog, which translates to MPPKSDSVEGIVLGFVNEQNRPLNSQNVADALQKYNLKKTAVQKALDTLAENGQISYKEYGKQKIYLARQDHFKIPNNQELDQMKKDNSKLQDELGAQKKTISEVEAEIRVLHSNLTLEEIQDKEAKLIGEVEEMEEKLSTLRSGVVLVKAEDKKVIEETYAEKINQWRKRKRIFKELWDAITENSPKDLKEFKEELGLEYDEDVGVSLQSCSELINPGKRRKTAR; encoded by the exons ATGCCGCCTAAATCCGATAGCGTCGAAG GCATCGTTCTTGGCTTCGTCAATGAG CAAAATAGGCCATTGAACTCTCAGAATGTTGCTGACGCCCTGCAGAAATATAATCTGAAAAAAACTGCTGTCCAGAAAGCACTGGACACACTAGCGGAAAATGGACAAATTTCGTATAAAGAGTATGGCAAACAGAAGATCTACCTTGCTCGTCAGGATCACTTCAAGATACCAAATAACCAAGAGCTGGATCAGATGAAGAAGGACAATAGCAAATTACAGGATGAACTCGGAGCACAAAAGAAAACTATAAGCGAGGTGGAGGCCG AAATTCGAGTTCTTCATTCGAATTTGACATTGGAAGAAATACAAGATAAGGAGGCTAAGCTAATCGGCGAG GTCGAGGAAATGGAAGAAAAACTGAGTACATTGCGCAGTGGGGTTGTTTTGGTAAAGGCAGAAGACAAAAAGGTGATTGAAGAAACCTATGCTGAGAAGATCAATCAGTGGAGAAAGCGTAAGAGGATATTTAAAGAGTTATGGGATGCTATAACTGAGAACTCACCTAAGGACCTGAAAGAATTTAAG GAGGAACTTGGTCTGGAGTATGATGAAGATGTTGGAGTGAGTCTGCAATCTTGCAGTGAACTGATTAATCCTGGTAAGAGAAGAAAAACAGCCCGTTGA
- the LOC135626044 gene encoding chemocyanin-like encodes MAQGRGSAVALGLALLCLLIHSEIADAATYVVGDSGGWTFNVVGWPSGKSFRPGDVLVFRYNPSVHNVVAVSAAGYRGCSAPTGSRVFTSGNDRITLARGTNYFICSFPGHCQAGMKIAVTAV; translated from the exons ATGGCTCAGGGAAGGGGCAGTGCCGTGGCTCTGGGGTTGGCCCTGCTTTGCCTCCTCATCCACAGCGAGATCGCGGATGCCGCCACGTACGTCGTCGGCGACAGCGGCGGCTGGACCTTCAACGTTGTCGGCTGGCCCAGTGGGAAGAGCTTCAGGCCCGGCGACGTGCTCG TTTTCAGGTACAATCCTTCGGTTCACAACGTGGTCGCGGTGAGCGCGGCCGGCTACAGGGGTTGCTCGGCTCCGACAGGCTCGAGGGTCTTCACTTCCGGGAACGACCGCATCACGCTGGCCCGAGGAACGAACTACTTTATCTGCAGCTTCCCCGGCCACTGCCAGGCCGGCATGAAGATTGCCGTCACCGCCGTGTAG
- the LOC135625456 gene encoding uncharacterized protein LOC135625456 has translation MGRKLDVLLGRRSSRQMPMLKSLLSLTICRLAVLRNRRQARCDQAREDVAQLLQLGHVDSALLRVEYVIKEQNMLDAFAMVEHYCHLLGERAVFLDHRECPEELREAIASLIFAASRCAELPELHEVRGIFSSKYGKEFVCAALELRNDCRVNAKMIQKLSTAQPSLEIRQRVTKEIAAEKGHKLGCYDPSSDVAEGEPVVKPPVDFIQDQFLPDENLWPRSHSHQKYNDAAGAAQAAFESAAYAAAAARAAVELCRSESQGKGSGDENKAGSHKTSAIKEAKTAKAETSAGAYGSDAEEGKKAKQKDLLREERYREKCIKQQQRRLSSSSSDSSDEEDNMSWNAQHSAGINIKNILFDESGHEIGRNETGRRGSLARRTLYVVGNEQPSLRGNNGHEGSEQRQFAASLEDKHGE, from the exons ATGGGACGGAAGCTGGACGTTCTGCTGGGGAGGAGGAGTTCGAGGCAGATGCCCATGCTGAAGTCCCTGTTGAGCCTCACCATCTGCCGCCTCGCCGTGCTCCGCAACCGCCGCCAGGCCCGATGCGACCAGGCACGGGAAGACGTTGCTCAGCTCCTCCAGCTCGGCCATGTCGACAGCGCCCTCCTCCGC GTGGAGTATGtgatcaaggagcagaacatgttGGACGCGTTCGCCATGGTAGAACACTACTGTCATCTTCTGGGTGAGAGGGCCGTCTTCCTGGATCACAG GGAGTGCCCGGAGGAGCTGCGGGAGGCGATCGCGAGCCTGATCTTTGCCGCGTCGAGATGCGCGGAGTTACCGGAGCTGCACGAGGTCCGAGGCATCTTTTCCTCCAAATATGGGAAGGAATTCGTGTGTGCCGCTCTCGAGCTGCGTAACGACTGTCGTGTCAATGCCAAG ATGATTCAGAAGCTGTCGACCGCGCAGCCAAGCCTGGAGATCAGACAGAGGGTGACGAAGGAGATCGCCGCCGAGAAAGGCCACAAACTGGGATGTTATGATCCCTCTTCTGATGTTGCAGAG GGAGAGCCCGTCGTGAAACCACCGGTGGATTTCATTCAGGATCAGTTCTTACCAGATGAGAATCTTTGGCCGAGGAGCCACAGCCATCAGAAGTATAACGATGCGGCTGGGGCAGCACAGGCGGCTTTTGAATCAGCTGCCTATGCTGCGGCAGCTGCAAGGGCTGCAGTGGAGCTTTGCCGATCGGAGTCCCAAGGAAAAGGCTCCGGTGACGAGAACAAAGCTGGTAGCCACAAGACAAGTGCGATCAAGGAAGCTAAGACGGCCAAAGCAGAGACTTCTGCGGGCGCTTACGGTTCAGATGCAGAAGAGGGGAAAAAAGCAAAACAGAAAGATTTGCTTCGAGAAGAAAGATACAGGGAGAAGTGCATCAAGCAGCAGCAAAGGAGGCTATCTTCTTCGAGCTCTGACTCCAGTGATGAGGAAGATAATATGAGTTGGAATGCGCAACACTCAGCAGGAATCAATATAAAGAATATTTTGTTTGATGAAAGTGGTCATGAGATAGGCAGGAACGAGACAGGGAGACGCGGGAGTTTAGCAAGAAGAACATTATATGTTGTTGGCAACGAACAGCCGAGTCTCCGAGGGAACAATGGACACGAAGGCTCAGAACAGAGGCAGTTCGCTGCATCTTTAGAAGACAAGCACGGAGAATAA
- the LOC104000723 gene encoding probable carboxylesterase 17 translates to MGALPQLIGDRRRNFHPREEDIGPVIEEIEGLIKVYRDGHVERLPAVVEVPCTWAPEPDVVSKDVAVGHSAGLWARFYVPELRKQKLPLLVYFHGGGFCVGSASWRCYHEFLARLASQASCVVLSVNYRLAPEHRLPAAYEDGLAVMRWVRQQASHRGPDELGWWRARCDFARVFLGGDSAGAAIAYNVAVQLGSLGVPACLRGVILIQPFFGGVARTSSEKNTMQSSRSALSLTTSDCYWRMALPPGTDRDHPWCNPLAKSSPKLEDLRLPPLLVCVSELDILRDRNLELCEAMSSAGKSVEQAIFAGVGHAFQVLHNHHTSDARTSEMLTHIRAFINNR, encoded by the coding sequence ATGGGAGCCCTTCCCCAACTGATCGGTGACCGGAGGAGAAACTTCCATCCTAGGGAAGAAGACATTGGCCCTGTGATCGAAGAGATCGAGGGGCTCATCAAAGTCTACAGAGATGGCCATGTCGAACGCCTGCCCGCTGTCGTCGAGGTTCCATGCACGTGGGCCCCTGAGCCTGACGTGGTCAGCAAGGACGTGGCCGTCGGCCACTCCGCCGGCCTCTGGGCCCGGTTCTACGTGCCTGAGCTCCGGAAGCAGAAGCTGCCCTTGCTCGTGTACTTCCATGGCGGCGGGTTCTGCGTCGGCTCCGCTTCATGGAGATGCTACCATGAGTTCCTGGCCCGTTTGGCCTCGCAGGCGAGTTGCGTGGTCCTCTCGGTGAACTACCGTCTCGCCCCGGAGCACCGCCTGCCCGCGGCCTACGAGGATGGCCTCGCGGTGATGAGATGGGTGAGGCAGCAGGCGAGCCATCGAGGTCCGGACGAGCTCGGATGGTGGCGTGCCCGCTGCGACTTCGCTCGTGTGTTCCTCGGCGGAGACAGCGCCGGCGCGGCCATAGCCTACAACGTGGCCGTGCAGCTGGGATCGCTCGGCGTGCCGGCCTGCCTCAGGGGAGTGATCCTGATCCAGCCTTTCTTCGGTGGGGTGGCTCGGACCTCGTCGGAGAAGAACACGATGCAATCTTCGAGATCAGCGCTTAGCTTGACGACGTCGGATTGCTACTGGAGGATGGCGTTGCCGCCGGGCACCGATCGGGACCACCCCTGGTGCAACCCCCTGGCCAAGAGCTCCCCGAAGCTGGAGGACTTGAGGCTTCCTCCTCTGCTAGTATGCGTCTCGGAGTTGGACATACTAAGGGACAGGAACTTGGAGCTCTGCGAGGCCATGAGCAGCGCAGGCAAGAGTGTCGAACAGGCAATCTTTGCTGGAGTTGGGCATGCCTTCCAAGTGCTCCACAATCACCATACATCTGACGCCCGGACCAGTGAGATGCTAACACATATTAGGGCCTTCATCAACAACAGGTAA